Proteins from a genomic interval of Gordonia sp. SL306:
- a CDS encoding acetyl-CoA C-acetyltransferase: MPEAVIVAHARSPIGRAGKGSLKDVRPDELSRQMVAAALAKVPELDVADIEDIHWGIGQPGGQGGYNIARVIAVELGLDHVPGVSVNRYCSSSLQTTRMALHAIKAGEADVIISGGVESVSSFGISGGADGAPNSKNPVFDEAMARTEKSAEGGAPTWYDPRKDGLIPDVYMAMGQTAENVASFTGISREDQDRWGVLSQNRAEEAIKSGFFEREIDPVTLPDGTTVNTDDGPRAGTTYEKVSQLKPVFRPDGTITAGNACPLNDGAAALVIMSDTKAKELGLTPLARVVATAATGLSPEIMGLGPIEAIRKVLRISGKSISDIDLVEINEAFAVQVLGSAAELGIDHDKLNISGGAIALGHPFGMTGARITTTLLNNLQTQDKTFGIESMCVGGGQGMAMVLERLS; this comes from the coding sequence ATGCCTGAAGCAGTCATCGTCGCCCATGCCCGTTCCCCCATCGGCCGCGCCGGCAAGGGATCCCTCAAAGACGTCCGGCCGGACGAGCTCTCCCGCCAGATGGTCGCCGCCGCGCTCGCGAAGGTGCCCGAACTCGACGTCGCCGACATCGAGGACATTCATTGGGGCATCGGTCAGCCCGGTGGTCAGGGTGGCTACAACATCGCCCGCGTGATCGCCGTCGAACTCGGCCTCGATCATGTGCCGGGTGTGTCGGTCAACCGTTACTGCTCGTCGTCGCTGCAGACCACCCGCATGGCGCTGCATGCCATCAAGGCAGGCGAAGCCGACGTGATCATCTCCGGCGGCGTCGAGAGTGTGTCGAGCTTCGGCATCTCCGGCGGCGCAGACGGCGCCCCGAACTCCAAGAACCCGGTGTTCGACGAGGCCATGGCGCGTACCGAGAAGTCCGCCGAGGGCGGCGCGCCGACCTGGTACGACCCCCGCAAGGACGGACTGATCCCCGACGTCTACATGGCGATGGGCCAGACCGCGGAGAACGTCGCGAGTTTCACCGGGATCTCCCGCGAGGATCAGGATCGCTGGGGTGTGCTCAGCCAGAACCGTGCCGAGGAAGCGATCAAGTCCGGCTTCTTCGAGCGTGAGATCGATCCGGTCACCCTTCCCGACGGCACCACGGTGAACACCGACGACGGACCGCGCGCCGGAACAACCTACGAGAAGGTGTCGCAGCTCAAGCCGGTGTTCCGACCCGACGGCACGATCACCGCAGGCAATGCCTGCCCGCTCAACGACGGCGCGGCCGCCCTGGTGATCATGAGCGACACCAAGGCCAAGGAACTTGGCCTGACCCCGCTCGCGCGGGTCGTCGCGACCGCGGCCACCGGCCTGTCGCCCGAGATCATGGGTCTCGGGCCGATCGAGGCGATCCGCAAGGTCCTCCGGATCTCCGGCAAGTCGATCTCCGACATCGACCTCGTCGAGATCAACGAGGCATTCGCCGTCCAGGTACTCGGTTCGGCCGCCGAACTCGGCATCGACCACGACAAGCTGAACATCTCGGGCGGCGCGATCGCACTCGGGCACCCGTTCGGCATGACCGGCGCGCGCATCACCACCACCCTGCTCAACAACCTGCAGACCCAGGACAAGACCTTCGGCATCGAGTCGATGTGTGTGGGTGGCGGGCAGGGTATGGCGATGGTGCTCGAGCGCCTCAGCTGA
- a CDS encoding SGNH/GDSL hydrolase family protein: MDSSGRVAVDNNRLLREVGATVAATAASAGASWAAYNYLNGQATEARTVIPHRTDDAPNGDGIYLPDGTGPHRPARGTSVDVYLVVFGDSTAAGLGAETADQTPGVLLARRVAAETGKTVRYANKAIVGATSKGLEAQVDAMLITRERPDVAVILIGANDVTATNGIRSSAKRLGEAVTLLKENGAEVVVGTCPDFGVITAIPQPLRSVLRRWGLQLAAAQRGAVRAAGGRPVPMADLLAKEFLAKPEHMFSPDQYHPSAAGYALAADILIPEVLEAIGEWGPAPLPQPPEVSEAVEQNRLVSRVRRLVGRPRNQATARG, from the coding sequence ATGGATTCGAGTGGCCGGGTCGCCGTGGACAACAACCGATTGCTGCGTGAGGTCGGCGCGACCGTCGCGGCGACCGCGGCCAGCGCGGGCGCGTCGTGGGCGGCATACAACTACCTGAACGGTCAGGCCACCGAGGCCCGCACGGTGATACCCCATCGCACCGACGACGCCCCCAACGGCGACGGCATCTACCTGCCGGACGGGACCGGGCCGCATCGTCCCGCCCGGGGCACCTCGGTGGACGTCTACCTCGTCGTCTTCGGTGATTCGACCGCCGCGGGTCTCGGCGCCGAGACCGCGGATCAGACACCTGGCGTGTTGCTGGCCCGACGGGTGGCCGCGGAGACCGGCAAGACCGTGCGATACGCCAACAAGGCCATCGTCGGCGCCACGTCCAAGGGCCTGGAGGCACAGGTCGACGCCATGCTCATCACGCGCGAGCGACCCGATGTGGCGGTGATCCTGATCGGCGCCAACGACGTCACGGCCACCAACGGCATCCGGTCGTCGGCCAAACGGCTCGGCGAAGCCGTCACCCTGCTCAAGGAGAACGGTGCCGAGGTCGTCGTCGGGACGTGCCCCGACTTCGGTGTGATCACCGCGATCCCGCAACCGCTGCGGTCTGTGTTGCGCCGCTGGGGTCTGCAACTCGCCGCGGCGCAGCGCGGCGCGGTGCGCGCGGCCGGTGGCCGCCCGGTCCCGATGGCCGACCTGCTCGCCAAGGAGTTCCTGGCCAAGCCGGAACACATGTTCTCGCCGGATCAGTACCACCCGTCGGCCGCCGGCTATGCCCTCGCCGCCGACATCCTGATCCCCGAGGTCCTCGAGGCGATCGGCGAGTGGGGACCGGCGCCGCTGCCGCAGCCGCCCGAGGTCTCTGAGGCGGTCGAACAGAACCGGCTGGTCAGCAGGGTTCGCCGTCTCGTGGGACGGCCGAGGAACCAAGCAACTGCTAGGGGGTAA